From one Pedobacter faecalis genomic stretch:
- a CDS encoding helix-turn-helix domain-containing protein yields the protein MQDETAGPAQLAARYVNYTSRHIFLTGKAGTGKTTFLRNLIAQTHKKAVVAAPTGIAAINAQGVTLHSLFQLPFGTYLPKQPNTETADLSANYHTPQSIVRHLNMNAAKRKVLTDMELLIIDEVSMLRADLLDAADMMLRYVRRNANSFGGVQVLFIGDLHQLPPVVKPTEWGLLGQFYKSVYFFDALALQQHPPVYIELKKIYRQADNTFINLLNNLRNNEVSPEDLALLDRYYRPDFRPSPDEKYITLTTHNNKAEGLNKESLDSLGGRVFKYVAKVEDEFSDYAYPADYSLELKVGAQVMFIKNDPSGEQRFFNGKIATVTDLETDRIEVQADENGDKIVVEKYKWENFRYSPDKVSGEIKEELIGTFTQYPLKLAWAITVHKSQGLTFDKAIIDIGSAFAPGQIYVALSRLRSLEGLILTSRLQSSGIRQDHNVCSYSRNKPVVEQLEAQMLAETEHYLRSYLLESFDLTPLDNYVYEHVHSYTKDISKSAKQKHARWAAELLKDLGELKAHALKFLQQIRRMTQVASPDALSALLDRVKAAADYFTPRLSEFSARIFERVELVKQDKQVAAYLKELQEMEANFFEQVKRIKKAEALLRAMLKGDEFTKTHVNELINTEERAIQMEKAGSAKGKAVKPKDKADTKALSLELFQQGKTVAEIAAERKMVAATIEGHLAHYVATQEINAEDIIGPKKLQKIVQAIKVLQTVNITPIRTHLGNKFTFGEIKIGLAAYLADRD from the coding sequence ATGCAAGATGAAACCGCCGGGCCTGCTCAATTGGCAGCAAGATACGTTAACTACACCTCCAGACATATTTTTCTCACCGGTAAGGCCGGGACGGGGAAGACCACTTTTCTCCGTAACCTCATTGCGCAAACGCACAAGAAGGCAGTAGTAGCGGCGCCGACAGGGATTGCTGCCATTAACGCCCAAGGCGTCACGCTCCACTCCTTATTCCAGCTGCCTTTCGGTACTTATCTTCCAAAACAGCCAAATACCGAAACGGCGGATTTAAGTGCTAACTATCATACTCCGCAGTCCATAGTGCGCCATTTGAATATGAATGCTGCGAAGCGTAAGGTGCTGACCGATATGGAGCTTTTGATTATCGACGAGGTGAGTATGCTTCGAGCTGATCTTCTCGATGCCGCTGATATGATGCTGCGCTATGTGAGGCGAAACGCTAACAGTTTTGGAGGAGTTCAGGTGCTTTTTATTGGTGATCTTCATCAACTGCCACCCGTTGTAAAGCCGACGGAATGGGGTTTGCTGGGGCAGTTTTATAAAAGCGTCTACTTCTTTGACGCATTGGCTTTGCAGCAGCATCCGCCTGTGTATATCGAATTGAAGAAGATTTACCGCCAGGCAGATAATACGTTCATCAATCTGCTGAATAATTTAAGGAACAACGAAGTAAGCCCGGAAGACCTGGCGCTTTTGGACAGGTATTACCGCCCGGACTTCAGGCCCTCTCCTGATGAAAAATATATTACGCTCACCACGCACAACAACAAGGCCGAGGGGCTGAATAAGGAGAGCCTGGACTCCCTTGGAGGCCGTGTTTTCAAGTATGTAGCCAAGGTAGAAGACGAGTTCAGTGACTATGCTTATCCAGCGGATTACAGTCTGGAGCTTAAGGTTGGCGCGCAGGTCATGTTCATAAAGAACGATCCGAGCGGGGAACAGCGGTTTTTCAACGGTAAGATTGCTACGGTGACTGACCTTGAAACTGATCGTATTGAAGTGCAGGCCGACGAAAACGGGGATAAAATTGTGGTTGAAAAATATAAATGGGAAAATTTCAGGTATAGTCCGGATAAGGTGAGCGGAGAAATAAAAGAGGAGCTTATCGGTACGTTTACGCAGTACCCGCTAAAGCTGGCCTGGGCGATTACGGTGCATAAAAGCCAGGGGCTGACCTTCGACAAGGCCATCATTGACATCGGAAGTGCTTTTGCGCCGGGTCAGATTTATGTCGCCTTGTCGAGGCTCAGATCACTTGAAGGCCTGATTTTGACCTCCCGGCTCCAGAGCTCTGGAATCCGTCAGGACCATAATGTGTGTTCCTATTCAAGAAATAAACCCGTAGTGGAACAGTTGGAAGCCCAGATGCTCGCCGAGACGGAACATTACCTTAGATCTTATTTGCTCGAAAGCTTTGATCTGACGCCACTGGACAATTACGTGTATGAACACGTTCATTCGTATACCAAAGATATTAGTAAATCGGCCAAGCAAAAGCATGCACGGTGGGCCGCTGAGCTGTTGAAAGATCTTGGTGAACTGAAAGCACATGCCCTAAAATTTCTGCAGCAGATCAGGAGAATGACGCAGGTGGCATCGCCCGACGCTTTGTCTGCGCTGCTAGACCGGGTGAAGGCGGCGGCCGACTATTTCACTCCCCGCCTCTCGGAATTTTCAGCGCGTATATTTGAACGGGTTGAGCTCGTAAAACAGGACAAGCAGGTGGCGGCCTATCTAAAGGAACTGCAGGAGATGGAAGCTAACTTCTTTGAACAGGTGAAGAGAATTAAGAAAGCCGAGGCCTTGTTGAGGGCGATGCTGAAAGGGGATGAATTTACCAAGACTCACGTAAATGAGTTGATCAACACTGAAGAGCGCGCAATACAAATGGAGAAAGCGGGCTCGGCAAAGGGTAAGGCGGTTAAACCTAAAGATAAAGCAGACACCAAAGCGCTGTCGCTAGAGCTCTTTCAGCAGGGGAAAACCGTTGCCGAAATAGCTGCTGAACGGAAGATGGTTGCAGCTACTATTGAAGGGCATCTGGCGCATTATGTGGCTACACAGGAGATAAATGCGGAGGACATCATCGGACCGAAAAAGCTTCAGAAAATTGTGCAGGCCATAAAAGTATTGCAAACCGTTAATATAACGCCCATAAGAACTCATCTCGGCAATAAGTTTACATTTGGCGAGATCAAGATCGGATTAGCGGCTTATCTGGCGGATCGGGACTAG
- the dapF gene encoding diaminopimelate epimerase codes for MEIQFYKYQGAGNDFILVDNRSQTFPSGNHEGIKKLCDRRFGIGGDGFMLLQNREGYDFEMVYYNADGRPGTMCGNGGRCIVSFARFLNIAETETNFLAVDGPHYAKISESGEWIDLQMIDVDAIAKDDTSWVLNTGSPHYVRQTADLATYDVYNQGKAIRNNDTYRAEGVNVNFVEDMGSHLFVRTFERGVEDETYACGTGVTAVALAMAAYKGQKGAIETPVKVLGGDLTIRFDYDGSRFSNIFLCGPAKQVFRGTVQI; via the coding sequence ATGGAAATCCAATTCTATAAATATCAAGGTGCCGGAAACGACTTTATCTTAGTAGACAACCGGTCACAGACCTTCCCTTCCGGCAATCACGAAGGCATAAAAAAGCTGTGTGACAGGCGTTTTGGCATTGGGGGCGACGGGTTCATGCTCCTGCAGAACCGAGAAGGCTACGACTTCGAAATGGTATACTATAACGCTGATGGCCGACCCGGAACCATGTGCGGAAATGGGGGCCGATGCATCGTCTCCTTCGCCCGCTTTCTTAATATAGCCGAAACCGAGACAAACTTTTTGGCAGTAGACGGACCGCACTATGCCAAAATTTCAGAATCAGGGGAATGGATTGACCTTCAAATGATTGACGTTGACGCAATTGCGAAAGATGATACCTCCTGGGTTTTAAATACTGGATCCCCGCATTATGTCCGGCAAACGGCCGACTTGGCCACCTACGACGTTTACAATCAGGGGAAAGCCATTCGCAACAACGACACTTATCGCGCAGAGGGCGTAAATGTCAATTTCGTCGAAGATATGGGGAGCCATTTATTTGTCCGAACTTTCGAACGTGGTGTAGAAGATGAAACTTATGCCTGCGGTACAGGCGTAACCGCTGTTGCCTTAGCTATGGCGGCATACAAAGGCCAAAAAGGAGCCATCGAGACGCCTGTAAAAGTATTGGGTGGTGATCTGACCATAAGGTTTGACTACGACGGAAGCCGCTTTTCCAATATCTTCCTTTGCGGGCCAGCTAAACAAGTTTTTCGGGGCACAGTTCAAATCTGA
- a CDS encoding Do family serine endopeptidase: protein MKKMGVIVLAAFIGGAAAIGGYKMLEPKQDALSFEEQQKVIFANNPKLSSAGTIDFVEAAAAVSPAVVHIKTSYGSGAAQRSASPFDMFEDFFGGRGGRRMPSVPRAASGSGVILTPDGYIVTNNHVIDNASKIEVILSDRRKVSATVVGKDANTDLALIKVEANNLPAVRMGNSDNVQIGEWVLAVGFPLDLQTTVTAGIVSAKARSIGILAQNREMTEQEYEEYQRTGKAPVPSSIESFIQTDAAINPGNSGGALVNAAGELIGINAAIASRTGTNEGYGFAIPINLAKKILDDFRKYGAVKRGYIGVSFAPLDADQAEKLDVKDITGLYVSEVMPNSAAAAAGLQKGDIIKKVDGNVVYDSPDLQEKIGRMSPGDKVQLTYSRNGQMKNVTVTLKGESSVGVNTSTASASGTRVERLGASFAPAPADMKAKFGVKNGVIVTNVEQGKAFDSFRDPKGLVITSVNGKPVNSAGDVKAAMSSSGTNTISGVSARGSFSFTF from the coding sequence ATGAAAAAAATGGGAGTAATTGTGCTTGCGGCATTCATAGGTGGTGCGGCGGCAATTGGCGGCTACAAAATGCTCGAGCCAAAGCAGGATGCGCTATCATTCGAAGAACAACAGAAAGTGATCTTTGCTAATAATCCTAAGTTGTCTTCAGCGGGCACGATAGATTTTGTGGAGGCCGCGGCTGCGGTTTCACCCGCGGTGGTTCACATTAAGACAAGTTATGGAAGCGGCGCTGCGCAACGCAGTGCTTCGCCGTTTGATATGTTTGAAGACTTTTTTGGCGGCAGGGGCGGTAGAAGGATGCCTTCTGTTCCGCGGGCAGCGTCTGGCTCTGGTGTGATATTAACGCCGGATGGTTACATTGTGACCAACAATCACGTGATTGACAATGCATCAAAAATTGAGGTGATTTTGTCAGACCGCCGAAAAGTAAGTGCTACAGTGGTTGGTAAGGATGCTAATACGGACCTTGCCTTGATTAAGGTTGAGGCGAACAATCTGCCGGCCGTCAGAATGGGTAACTCAGATAATGTACAGATTGGTGAGTGGGTTTTGGCGGTAGGTTTCCCGCTGGACTTACAGACAACTGTTACCGCAGGGATAGTGAGTGCCAAAGCAAGGAGCATTGGTATACTGGCACAAAACAGGGAAATGACAGAGCAGGAATATGAAGAATATCAGCGTACCGGAAAGGCACCTGTGCCAAGCAGTATTGAATCGTTTATACAGACTGACGCGGCGATCAACCCCGGTAACAGCGGTGGTGCCCTTGTGAACGCTGCCGGAGAATTGATCGGTATCAATGCGGCTATTGCGTCTAGAACCGGAACGAATGAAGGATACGGTTTTGCGATTCCGATTAACCTCGCAAAAAAGATTCTGGATGATTTCAGAAAGTATGGTGCAGTAAAACGTGGTTATATAGGCGTGTCTTTCGCTCCGCTTGACGCTGATCAGGCTGAAAAACTTGACGTAAAAGATATCACCGGGCTATATGTGAGTGAGGTAATGCCGAATAGTGCAGCTGCTGCAGCTGGCTTGCAAAAAGGAGACATCATCAAAAAAGTGGACGGGAATGTCGTTTACGATTCACCTGATCTTCAGGAAAAGATCGGCCGTATGAGTCCAGGTGATAAAGTGCAACTCACTTATTCAAGAAATGGACAAATGAAGAATGTTACTGTAACTCTAAAGGGTGAAAGCAGTGTTGGCGTGAACACTTCAACAGCTTCGGCATCAGGCACGAGGGTAGAGCGTCTGGGCGCATCATTTGCTCCGGCACCTGCCGACATGAAGGCGAAGTTTGGGGTTAAAAATGGAGTGATTGTGACTAATGTGGAACAAGGAAAAGCATTTGATTCGTTCCGGGACCCTAAAGGTTTAGTGATCACCAGCGTGAACGGAAAGCCGGTAAACAGTGCGGGTGATGTAAAGGCTGCTATGTCCAGCTCAGGTACAAACACGATATCAGGGGTGAGTGCCAGAGGTTCGTTCAGCTTCACGTTCTAA
- a CDS encoding succinate dehydrogenase cytochrome b subunit: MASFGNALSSSIGKKLIMGITGLFLITFLIVHCFLNSLIFVNDGGLTFNMGAHFMATNWIIRAMEIVLFAGLLLHIYQGYNLAAQNQAARPVKYAVTNGKANSKWYSRSMGLLGTLLLIFLIVHISKFWVVSRFTGIPTTDVRGQEDLFAVMVETFKNPWIVLLYVLAMISLAYHLLHGFASAFQTLGWNHKKYSPIIKAVGVWYSIIISLLFAAMPIAMHFGFIK, encoded by the coding sequence ATGGCTAGTTTCGGAAACGCACTTTCCTCATCTATAGGGAAGAAATTAATTATGGGCATTACGGGCCTGTTCCTGATCACTTTTTTAATTGTGCACTGCTTTCTCAATTCACTCATATTCGTGAACGATGGTGGACTGACATTTAACATGGGTGCCCATTTTATGGCTACCAACTGGATAATTAGGGCTATGGAGATCGTTTTGTTTGCAGGTTTGCTTCTTCACATCTATCAGGGCTATAATCTTGCAGCGCAGAACCAGGCAGCAAGACCGGTGAAATACGCGGTCACCAACGGGAAGGCCAATAGTAAATGGTATTCCAGATCAATGGGCTTGCTTGGAACGCTTTTATTGATTTTCCTCATTGTTCATATATCGAAATTCTGGGTTGTGTCGCGTTTTACCGGTATCCCGACCACCGATGTGAGGGGGCAGGAAGATTTGTTCGCGGTTATGGTTGAAACATTTAAAAATCCGTGGATTGTGCTGTTATATGTACTGGCCATGATATCTCTGGCTTATCACTTATTGCATGGGTTTGCTTCGGCTTTTCAGACCTTGGGTTGGAACCATAAAAAGTACTCGCCGATCATAAAGGCTGTTGGTGTGTGGTACTCCATCATCATTTCCCTGCTTTTTGCAGCTATGCCGATTGCAATGCATTTTGGATTTATTAAATAA
- a CDS encoding fumarate reductase/succinate dehydrogenase flavoprotein subunit, producing MAELNAHIPEGELTEKWTKLRSSMPLVNPANKRSIEIIVVGSGLAGASAAATLAEMGYKVKCFCFQDSPRRAHSIAAQGGINAAKNYQNDGDSVYRLFYDTIKGGDYRAREANVHRLAEVSTSIIDQCVAQGVPLAREYGGLLDNRSFGGTQVQRTFYAAGQTGQQLLLGAYSALERQVGMGKVQMYSRHEMLDVVVVDGKARGIIARNLLTGELERHFGHAVLLCSGGYGNVFYLSTNAMGSNVTAAWKAHKKGAFFGNPCYTQIHPTCIPVSGDHQSKLTLMSESLRNDGRIWVPKKKDDNRRPTDIPEDERDYYLERRYPAFGNLVPRDVASRAAKERCDAGYGVGNSKLAVYLDFTANTERYGRIEANKHNIHNPDKETCMRLGREVIKEKYGNLFDMYAQITGENPYETPMRIYPAVHYTMGGLWVDYNLMTTVPGLYALGEANFSDHGANRLGASALMQGLADGYFVIPYTIGAYLSKELATKPIPVDHPAFVEAEANVKATLDKFLSIKGTKSVDYFHKKLGKIMWDKCGMARNAQGLTEAIAEIQQLRKDFWTDLRVPGEANELNTELEKAGRVADFIELGELMCMDALNRNESCGGHFREEYQTEEGEALRDDENYSYVAAWEYTGDVTFALHKEQLAFENIKVAQRSYK from the coding sequence ATGGCAGAATTAAATGCACATATACCTGAAGGGGAACTAACTGAGAAGTGGACTAAGCTCCGCTCTTCGATGCCTTTGGTGAATCCGGCCAACAAACGCAGTATTGAAATCATTGTGGTGGGATCTGGACTTGCCGGAGCTTCTGCGGCGGCCACGCTTGCTGAAATGGGATACAAAGTCAAGTGCTTTTGTTTTCAGGACTCGCCAAGACGTGCGCATTCGATTGCAGCGCAAGGCGGAATCAACGCTGCAAAAAATTATCAGAATGATGGGGACAGCGTTTATCGCCTGTTTTATGACACTATAAAGGGTGGCGACTATCGCGCCCGTGAAGCAAACGTACATCGTTTGGCGGAAGTGAGCACGAGCATCATTGACCAATGTGTGGCTCAAGGTGTTCCACTTGCAAGAGAGTATGGCGGTTTGCTTGACAATCGCTCATTTGGTGGTACGCAGGTACAGCGGACGTTTTATGCAGCGGGCCAGACAGGTCAGCAACTTTTGCTTGGCGCCTATAGCGCGCTTGAGCGTCAGGTTGGCATGGGAAAAGTTCAGATGTATTCACGTCATGAAATGCTCGATGTTGTGGTTGTTGACGGCAAAGCCCGCGGTATTATTGCACGTAACCTGCTTACAGGCGAGTTGGAGCGTCATTTTGGCCACGCCGTGCTGTTGTGCAGCGGTGGCTACGGCAACGTATTTTATTTGTCTACGAACGCAATGGGCAGTAACGTGACTGCTGCATGGAAGGCACACAAAAAGGGAGCATTCTTCGGAAATCCTTGCTATACTCAGATTCACCCAACTTGTATCCCGGTGTCGGGCGATCATCAGTCGAAGTTAACCCTGATGTCTGAGTCGTTACGTAACGACGGGCGTATCTGGGTTCCTAAGAAAAAAGATGATAACCGCAGACCAACGGATATCCCTGAAGATGAAAGAGATTATTATCTGGAGCGGAGATACCCCGCGTTTGGTAACCTTGTTCCTCGTGACGTTGCATCACGTGCAGCTAAAGAGCGTTGTGATGCAGGTTATGGGGTAGGAAATTCCAAATTAGCTGTTTACCTGGATTTCACCGCAAATACCGAACGTTATGGCAGAATTGAGGCCAATAAACATAATATCCATAATCCGGATAAGGAAACCTGCATGCGTTTAGGCAGGGAAGTAATTAAGGAGAAATATGGTAACCTGTTTGATATGTACGCACAGATCACGGGAGAAAATCCGTATGAGACGCCGATGCGTATTTATCCGGCAGTTCACTACACCATGGGCGGACTATGGGTAGATTATAACCTCATGACTACTGTGCCAGGTCTTTATGCGCTTGGCGAAGCGAATTTCTCTGATCACGGAGCTAACCGTCTTGGTGCATCTGCGCTGATGCAAGGTCTGGCAGACGGCTATTTTGTTATACCATATACCATTGGTGCTTATCTATCGAAAGAGCTGGCTACAAAACCAATCCCGGTTGACCACCCCGCTTTTGTGGAAGCAGAGGCAAATGTGAAGGCGACGCTTGACAAGTTCCTCTCAATCAAAGGAACAAAGTCGGTCGACTATTTCCATAAAAAGCTTGGGAAAATTATGTGGGACAAATGCGGAATGGCGCGTAACGCACAGGGACTGACAGAAGCTATAGCTGAGATACAGCAGTTGCGTAAGGATTTTTGGACTGATTTGCGTGTACCCGGTGAAGCAAATGAGCTCAACACGGAATTGGAAAAGGCCGGTCGTGTTGCGGATTTCATTGAACTTGGAGAGCTCATGTGTATGGATGCGCTGAACAGAAATGAATCTTGCGGTGGTCACTTCCGGGAAGAGTATCAGACAGAGGAAGGTGAGGCGCTTCGCGATGATGAGAATTATTCATATGTGGCCGCCTGGGAATACACAGGTGATGTAACCTTTGCCTTGCATAAAGAGCAACTGGCTTTCGAAAACATTAAGGTTGCACAAAGAAGTTATAAATAG
- a CDS encoding succinate dehydrogenase/fumarate reductase iron-sulfur subunit, with the protein MSTGNMNLTLKIWRQKNNKAKGQLVDYKVSDVSPDMSFLEMFDVLNEDLIAKGEEPVVFDHDCREGICGACSMFINGRPHGPKEGVTTCQLHMRSFKDGDTIVVEPWRAKAFPVIKDLMVDRSAFDRIIASGGFISVNTGNAQDANAIPIPKSQADAAFEAAACIACGACVATCKNASAMLFVSAKISQLALLPQGQPERYRRVQSMVAQMDAEGFGNCTNTGACEVECPKGISLENIARMNRDFYSAKFVSEEDI; encoded by the coding sequence ATGAGTACAGGAAATATGAATTTGACGTTAAAAATCTGGCGTCAGAAAAACAATAAAGCTAAGGGTCAGCTGGTAGATTACAAAGTCTCTGATGTTTCACCGGATATGTCGTTTCTTGAGATGTTTGATGTGCTGAATGAAGATCTTATTGCAAAAGGCGAAGAGCCTGTCGTATTTGATCACGACTGCCGCGAGGGAATCTGCGGCGCCTGCTCAATGTTTATCAATGGAAGGCCGCACGGACCAAAGGAAGGTGTGACGACCTGCCAGTTACATATGCGTTCGTTCAAGGACGGTGACACCATAGTGGTTGAGCCTTGGCGCGCGAAGGCTTTTCCGGTTATCAAAGACCTCATGGTTGACCGATCTGCGTTCGATCGCATCATTGCTTCTGGCGGTTTTATATCGGTAAATACAGGTAATGCCCAGGATGCAAATGCTATTCCTATTCCTAAGTCTCAAGCTGATGCAGCTTTTGAGGCTGCGGCTTGTATTGCCTGCGGAGCCTGTGTAGCCACCTGCAAAAACGCCTCGGCAATGTTGTTCGTGTCAGCAAAAATTTCACAATTGGCGTTGTTACCGCAGGGTCAGCCGGAACGTTACAGGAGAGTACAAAGCATGGTAGCGCAAATGGATGCAGAAGGGTTCGGTAACTGTACAAATACGGGTGCATGCGAAGTGGAATGCCCCAAAGGCATCTCTTTGGAAAACATTGCCAGAATGAACCGAGACTTTTATTCTGCCAAATTTGTATCTGAGGAAGATATTTAA
- a CDS encoding M56 family metallopeptidase — protein sequence MTWAHYLLQVNIYLVVFYGFYKLLLDKETYFTLNRIYLLSAGVFSLVIPFLRIEWFVSQPAVQPVYTGAVQINDYLAQVSLAEAQPETFVLGQWLVVIYFTGVTFVIIRLALRLLSVKKMIRQASKGNAFSFLRAKVVDPALPGHNTIERHEEVHIRQWHTADLIFFELLSAVAWFNPVTYLYKKAVQNIHEYLADEAAAKFQGDKEQYTLLLLSKAFKIPQSELVNSFFNKSLIKKRIFMLHKQRSRKIGLIKYGLFLPLFAIALVMSSSTIRESEQIKAITHEIPLNEPLKAAQHVVKYAPFIQERKENLNEYIARHTQNDSIQNDWKPFYTHLMRSVRYAPSAREQSLQGNSTIKFTVLAGSVSDIGIVGKTLGGDLDQELMKAILSYEGYKRIKEGKYIITCEFSLAGVSTNKHNTNIVDLAGYERLQKVHIRGYVDSSPKNVQTNDTEDSVKGGDNVPDTKIYDFVSLERQPTYPGGFEQFYEWVQKTIVFPEEAKRNSVNGRVYLSFVVEKDGTLTDIKVERKLGYGTDEEAMRVLSNSQKWIPGMQNGEVVRVKFNIPILFSAAKEAKPPVANVEEQLNGKVQGLRIEARKTGANMINLKDLEGPTSPLYVIDGVRLKAINNGKERVSPLSNINQNHILSIEILKDATAVQKYGTDGKNGVIVITTKNAKGKQKQD from the coding sequence ATGACCTGGGCACACTATCTTCTACAAGTCAACATTTACCTGGTGGTATTTTATGGCTTTTACAAGCTCTTGCTAGATAAAGAGACCTACTTTACTTTGAACCGAATTTATCTGTTATCTGCAGGTGTCTTTTCACTGGTTATACCATTCTTGAGAATAGAGTGGTTTGTATCACAGCCGGCAGTTCAGCCTGTATACACCGGCGCCGTGCAAATTAATGATTATCTCGCCCAGGTGTCTTTAGCAGAAGCTCAGCCTGAGACATTCGTCTTGGGGCAATGGCTTGTGGTCATTTATTTCACAGGCGTAACGTTTGTGATAATCAGGCTTGCTTTACGTTTGCTATCGGTCAAAAAGATGATAAGACAAGCGTCAAAAGGAAACGCTTTTTCATTTCTCAGGGCCAAAGTAGTAGATCCTGCACTTCCCGGACACAACACCATAGAACGTCATGAAGAAGTACACATTAGACAATGGCACACGGCCGATCTGATATTCTTTGAGCTACTTTCTGCAGTCGCATGGTTTAACCCTGTGACATATTTATACAAAAAAGCGGTGCAGAACATACATGAATACCTTGCTGATGAGGCTGCTGCAAAATTCCAAGGTGATAAAGAACAATATACGCTGTTGCTATTGAGCAAGGCATTCAAAATTCCTCAAAGCGAGTTGGTCAACAGCTTTTTCAACAAATCATTAATCAAAAAAAGAATTTTTATGTTACACAAACAGAGATCACGGAAAATTGGCCTGATCAAATATGGCCTTTTCCTCCCACTTTTCGCCATTGCACTTGTGATGTCATCCTCCACCATTAGAGAGAGTGAACAGATCAAGGCTATCACTCACGAGATCCCCCTAAACGAACCTCTTAAAGCTGCTCAGCATGTAGTAAAATACGCGCCATTTATACAGGAAAGAAAGGAAAATCTCAATGAATACATTGCCCGGCACACTCAAAACGATAGTATTCAGAACGATTGGAAACCTTTCTATACACATCTTATGCGAAGCGTACGATATGCTCCATCTGCACGTGAGCAGAGTCTTCAGGGTAACAGTACGATTAAATTTACGGTTTTGGCCGGATCAGTTTCGGATATAGGAATCGTAGGTAAAACGCTTGGCGGCGATTTAGATCAGGAGCTAATGAAGGCGATTTTAAGTTACGAAGGGTATAAACGAATTAAAGAAGGGAAATATATTATCACCTGCGAATTCTCACTTGCAGGAGTATCCACAAATAAACACAACACAAATATAGTTGACCTGGCCGGATATGAGCGTCTGCAGAAAGTACATATTCGCGGATATGTAGACTCCTCCCCCAAAAATGTCCAAACGAACGATACGGAGGATTCAGTGAAGGGTGGCGACAACGTTCCAGATACCAAAATCTACGACTTTGTTTCCCTTGAAAGGCAACCTACGTATCCGGGCGGGTTTGAGCAATTCTACGAGTGGGTGCAAAAAACGATCGTTTTCCCCGAAGAAGCAAAGCGAAACAGCGTGAACGGCAGGGTGTACCTCTCATTTGTAGTCGAAAAAGATGGCACGTTAACAGACATAAAAGTTGAGCGCAAACTGGGCTATGGCACAGATGAAGAAGCGATGCGGGTGCTTAGTAACAGTCAAAAATGGATTCCTGGTATGCAAAACGGGGAAGTTGTCCGTGTGAAATTCAACATACCTATTTTATTCTCAGCAGCGAAAGAGGCTAAACCGCCTGTAGCAAATGTGGAAGAACAGCTCAACGGAAAAGTGCAGGGCCTTCGTATCGAAGCCAGGAAAACCGGAGCAAATATGATCAATTTGAAAGACCTTGAAGGCCCAACCAGTCCCTTATATGTCATCGACGGTGTCCGCTTGAAAGCGATTAACAACGGAAAAGAACGAGTTTCGCCACTAAGCAACATCAATCAGAACCATATACTCTCCATAGAGATTCTCAAAGATGCAACTGCAGTCCAAAAATACGGGACCGACGGAAAGAACGGCGTCATTGTTATTACGACAAAAAATGCCAAAGGCAAACAGAAGCAAGACTAG
- a CDS encoding BlaI/MecI/CopY family transcriptional regulator — MEIKDLTKAEEQIMQILWQLEKSFVKDIIDHLPEPKPAYNTVSTIVRILETKGFVDHENFGKSHKYYPLISKEDYKRHATEKLLGGYFENSVESMFSFFVKEEKLDLNDVDEILKMIKDLKNRPR, encoded by the coding sequence ATGGAAATAAAAGATTTAACAAAAGCAGAAGAGCAGATCATGCAAATCTTATGGCAGCTCGAGAAGAGCTTCGTCAAGGATATCATCGATCACCTGCCCGAGCCCAAACCTGCTTACAATACCGTATCCACAATCGTCCGGATACTCGAAACAAAGGGCTTTGTAGACCACGAGAACTTTGGCAAGTCACACAAGTATTATCCACTCATCAGCAAAGAGGATTATAAACGTCACGCCACCGAAAAGCTTCTTGGAGGTTACTTTGAAAACTCCGTGGAAAGCATGTTCTCGTTCTTCGTAAAAGAGGAGAAACTTGACTTGAACGATGTTGACGAAATTCTCAAAATGATTAAGGACCTCAAAAACCGACCAAGATGA